A section of the Sceloporus undulatus isolate JIND9_A2432 ecotype Alabama chromosome 3, SceUnd_v1.1, whole genome shotgun sequence genome encodes:
- the SLC33A1 gene encoding acetyl-coenzyme A transporter 1 codes for MSPTISCKDSSRQRRPGSYQSSLDVMKSDGPPPPLDFYEDGRTESVAGGDRQPLLLEEPNVRPTGSPQGYRAELGSILLLLFLYILQGIPLGLAGSIPLILQSKNVSYKDQAFFSFVFWPFSLKLLWAPLVDAVYFRRFGRRKSWLVPTQYVLGFFMMYLSKQVGSLLGEEGEGKSPDVVALTVTFFLFEFLAATQDIAVDGWALTMLSRENVGYASTCNSVGQTAGYFLGNVLFLALESASFCNKYLRFQPQPRGIVTLSDFLFFWGAVFLITTTLVALLKKEEKKITPSKEETKGIMDTYKLLFSIVRMPAVLTFCAMILTAKIGFSAADAVTGLKLVEEGVPKEHLALLAVPMVPLQIILPLIISKYTAGPQPLNTFYKAMPFRLLFGLEFAFLVWWTPKVKYEGGFPIYYYIVLLLSYALHQVTVYSMYVAIMAFNAKISDPLIGGTYMTLLNTVSNLGGNWPATVALWLVDPLTVKECVGVEGHSCGTTAATELCIKEGGSCIITLDGYYVESLICIALGFAWWLFLGPRFKKLQDERASSWKCRRS; via the exons ATGTCCCCTACCATTTCCTGTAAGGACAGCAGCCGGCAACGCCGGCCTGGCAGCTACCAAAGCTCCCTGGATGTGATGAAAAGCGATGGCCCTCCTCCCCCCCTGGATTTCTATGAAGATGGTCGCACAGAGTCAGTGGCCGGGGGTGACAGGCAGCCGCTGCTGCTGGAAGAGCCTAACGTCAGGCCCACCGGGTCCCCTCAAGGTTACCGGGCAGAATTGGGCAGCATTCTACTCCTCCTGTTCCTCTACATCTTGCAGGGCATCCCTTTGGGGCTGGCTGGGAGCATCCCCCTTATTCTGCAGAGCAAGAATGTCAGCTACAAGGACCAGGCCTTCTTCAGCTTTGTCTTCTGGCCCTTCAGCTTAAAGCTCCTTTGGGCCCCCTTGGTGGACGCGGTCTACTTCAGGCGCTTTGGGCGTCGCAAGTCTTGGCTTGTGCCCACTCAGTACGTCTTAGGGTTTTTCATGATGTACCTGTCCAAGCAGGTGGGCTCTCTCCTTGGGGAAGAAGGCGAGGGCAAAAGCCCCGACGTGGTGGCCCTCACGGTGACCTTCTTCTTGTTTGAGTTTCTAGCAGCCACACAGGATATAGCAGTAGATGGCTGGGCCTTGACTATGCTGTCCCGGGAGAATGTGGGCTACGCATCCACTTGTAACTCAGTGGGCCAGACAGCTGGCTACTTCCTGGGAAATGTCTTGTTTTTAGCCCTTGAATCGGCTTCTTTTTGCAACAAGTATTTGCGCTTTCAACCGCAACCCAGAGGAATTGTTACACTTTCAG ATTTCCTATTTTTCTGGGGTGCTGTTTTCTTAATAACTACCACCTTGGTTGCACtcttgaaaaaagaagaaaagaaaattactccatcaaaagaagaaacaaaaggcaTCATGGATACATACAAGCTGCTTTTCTCAATAGTTAGAATGCCAGCAGTCCTAACATTCTGTGCCATGATTTTAACAGCAAAA ATTGGATTCTCAGCTGCAGATGCAGTAACAGGACTCAAACTGGTAGAAGAAGGAGTACCGAAAGAGCACTTAGCTCTACTTGCTGTTCCAATGGTTCCACTGCAAATCATATTGCCTCTGATAATCAGCAAATATACAGCAGGTCCACAGCCCCTGAATACATTTTACAAAGCTATGCCATTTAG atTACTGTTTGGATTGGAATTTGCTTTCTTGGTGTGGTGGACTCCTAAAGTTAAATATGAGGGAGGCTTTCCCATCTATTACTACATTGTGCTGTTGCTGAGTTATGCCTTACACCAG GTTACAGTGTACAGCATGTATGTTGCAATAATGGCTTTCAACGCCAAAATTAGTGACCCACTTATTGGAGGGACATACATGACACTACTTAACACAGTATCAAATCTGGGAGGAAACTGGCCTGCCACAGTAGCTCTTTGGCTTGTGGATCCACTTACAGTGAAGGAGTGTGTTGGAGTTGAAGGACACAGTTGTGGAACTACAGCTGCTACAGAA CTTTGTATCAAAGAAGGTGGATCTTGCATTATTACCCTGGACGGTTATTATGTTGAGTCTCTGATATGCATAGCTTTGGGATTTGCTTGGTGGCTGTTTCTTGGGCCTAGATTCAAAAAGCTGCAGGATGAAAGGGCATCTTCATGGAAATGCAGGAGAAGTTAA